A window from Pseudomonas kribbensis encodes these proteins:
- the rtcR gene encoding RNA repair transcriptional activator RtcR, producing MQNKRTVAIGFIGATLDRVGKGANRWNHWRPSVGLCQQPDVLIHRLELIHGTDARDISLAERVRQDIRQVSPETEVCLHPMALRNPWDFEEVYGALHDFTTEYTFDTEREDYLVHITTGTHVAQICWFLLTEARYLPARLIQTSPARRKSEDEPATGTHALIDLDLSRYDRIATRFTNKRLEGLEFLKSGIATRNAAFNRSIEQIERVAVRSKAPMLLIGPTGAGKSFLARRIYELKRGRHQMQGRFVEVNCATLRGDGAMSALFGHVKGAFTGAQNARDGLLRAADGGMLFLDEIGELGADEQAMLLKAIEEKRFFPLGSDKEVDSDFLIIAGTHRDLRSRVAEGLFREDLYARINLWTFDLPGLAGRREDIEPNIDFELERHAREHGQLVRFNLEARRRYLAFASSREAAWLGNFRELSASITRMATLADSGRIDEVQVQEEIDRLRYAWGLKQPGRMTDDLPGDAEGMDLFDRLQLKAVLAVCRESDSLSDAGRRLFGISRQAKAQPNDADRLRKYLGRFGIEWSQVTDAKESAAK from the coding sequence ATGCAAAACAAGCGCACTGTTGCCATCGGTTTCATCGGAGCAACCCTCGATCGCGTAGGCAAAGGCGCCAATCGCTGGAACCATTGGCGCCCGAGCGTGGGCCTGTGCCAGCAGCCGGATGTGCTGATCCATCGGCTGGAGTTGATTCACGGTACTGACGCCCGAGACATCAGCCTTGCCGAACGGGTTCGCCAAGACATTCGCCAGGTATCGCCTGAAACCGAGGTCTGCCTGCACCCGATGGCGCTGCGCAACCCGTGGGATTTCGAGGAGGTCTACGGCGCGCTGCACGACTTCACCACCGAATACACCTTCGATACCGAGCGTGAGGACTATCTGGTCCACATCACCACCGGTACCCACGTTGCGCAGATCTGCTGGTTCCTGCTGACCGAGGCGCGCTACCTGCCGGCACGACTGATCCAGACCTCCCCCGCCCGCCGCAAGAGCGAAGATGAGCCCGCTACCGGTACCCACGCGCTGATCGATCTGGATTTGTCACGCTACGATCGCATTGCCACTCGCTTTACCAACAAGCGGCTGGAAGGCCTGGAGTTTCTTAAATCCGGCATCGCCACACGCAACGCCGCGTTCAACCGTTCCATCGAACAGATTGAACGCGTCGCTGTGCGCTCGAAAGCGCCGATGCTGCTGATTGGCCCGACCGGAGCTGGCAAATCCTTCCTCGCCCGGCGGATCTATGAGCTCAAACGCGGCCGCCACCAGATGCAGGGACGCTTCGTTGAAGTGAACTGCGCCACCCTGCGCGGCGACGGTGCGATGTCCGCGCTGTTCGGCCACGTCAAAGGCGCCTTCACTGGCGCGCAAAATGCCCGCGACGGCCTGTTGCGCGCCGCCGACGGTGGCATGTTGTTTCTCGATGAAATCGGCGAACTGGGCGCAGACGAACAAGCCATGCTGCTCAAGGCCATTGAAGAGAAGCGCTTCTTCCCGCTCGGTTCGGACAAGGAAGTCGACAGCGACTTTCTGATTATCGCCGGCACCCACCGCGATCTGCGCAGCCGTGTCGCTGAAGGCTTGTTTCGGGAAGATCTCTACGCACGAATCAACCTCTGGACGTTTGACCTGCCAGGCCTGGCGGGTCGGCGCGAAGACATCGAACCGAACATCGACTTCGAACTTGAACGCCACGCGCGCGAACACGGCCAACTGGTACGCTTCAACCTCGAAGCGCGAAGGCGCTATCTGGCCTTTGCCAGCTCACGCGAAGCGGCATGGCTTGGCAACTTTCGCGAACTGTCAGCCTCGATCACACGCATGGCAACACTGGCCGACAGCGGGCGAATTGATGAAGTGCAGGTACAGGAAGAAATTGATCGACTTCGTTATGCCTGGGGACTGAAGCAACCGGGACGAATGACGGACGATTTGCCGGGAGACGCCGAAGGCATGGACCTGTTTGACCGATTGCAATTGAAGGCCGTACTGGCAGTGTGTAGAGAGTCAGATAGCTTGTCGGATGCCGGCAGACGCTTGTTCGGCATATCGCGCCAGGCGAAGGCACAACCCAATGATGCGGACCGATTGAGAAAGTATCTGGGACGGTTTGGAATTGAATGGAGCCAGGTGACCGATGCCAAAGAATCAGCCGCAAAGTAA
- a CDS encoding alpha/beta hydrolase produces MFLAFMTRLRRRRLAFACMAALIIGLPTSCAVLEHTERKLLFRIEPGTAGWYHGLPGSVQELDLKPKSFKAGQNIHAWWWPAERANAPAILYLHGVRWNLTGQLFRIEQLRAAGYSVLAIDYRGFGQSHGDLPSESTVYEDARVAWERFQQLQPDPGKRLIYGHSLGGAVAIDLAAELGRDAARNHTPLPVRGLVIESTFTSLADVAAAVANTSLPVRWLLSQKFDSIDKIADIHMPLLVVHGLADAFVPSRFSEQLFAAASQPKRLLLVPGGTHNNSMALGGQNYRKAIDALMQTKPAPRVARATLLQGARDS; encoded by the coding sequence ATGTTCCTTGCCTTCATGACCCGACTCCGACGCCGTCGACTGGCGTTCGCTTGCATGGCCGCCTTGATCATCGGCCTGCCGACGAGTTGCGCCGTACTGGAGCACACCGAACGCAAGCTGCTGTTTCGCATCGAACCGGGCACAGCCGGCTGGTATCACGGTTTGCCCGGCAGCGTTCAGGAACTGGATCTGAAGCCCAAAAGCTTCAAGGCCGGGCAAAACATTCATGCCTGGTGGTGGCCGGCGGAACGGGCCAATGCCCCGGCCATCCTCTACCTGCATGGAGTGCGCTGGAACCTGACCGGGCAACTGTTCCGCATCGAACAGCTGCGCGCGGCGGGTTATTCGGTATTGGCCATCGATTATCGTGGTTTTGGCCAGAGTCATGGTGACTTGCCGTCAGAAAGCACCGTGTACGAGGATGCACGGGTAGCCTGGGAACGCTTCCAGCAACTTCAACCCGACCCGGGCAAACGCCTGATCTATGGACATTCCCTCGGCGGTGCCGTCGCCATCGACCTCGCCGCCGAACTGGGCCGGGACGCCGCCAGAAACCATACGCCGCTGCCGGTCCGGGGCCTGGTGATCGAGTCCACCTTCACGTCACTGGCCGATGTCGCCGCGGCGGTGGCCAACACGTCCCTGCCCGTTCGCTGGTTGCTGTCGCAGAAGTTCGACTCCATCGACAAGATTGCCGACATCCATATGCCGTTGCTGGTGGTGCACGGTCTGGCCGATGCGTTTGTGCCGTCACGCTTCAGCGAGCAACTGTTCGCGGCCGCCAGCCAACCCAAGCGATTGCTATTGGTGCCCGGCGGGACGCACAACAACAGCATGGCATTGGGCGGACAAAACTATCGCAAGGCGATAGATGCCTTGATGCAAACCAAACCTGCCCCACGCGTCGCACGCGCAACGTTGTTGCAAGGCGCGCGCGACTCCTGA
- a CDS encoding VOC family protein yields MKINPYLIFNGDCRAAFTFYEQCLQGKLEAMMTFGETPAAEHVPKEHHNLIIHTCLKVGDQMIMASDTTPDRPTQGMSGCSVSLNVDTVAEAERVFNALAKDGRVDMPLEATFWAARFGMLVDRFGVSWMVNCESGK; encoded by the coding sequence ATGAAAATCAACCCGTACCTGATCTTCAATGGCGACTGCCGTGCCGCCTTCACGTTTTACGAGCAATGCCTGCAAGGCAAGCTCGAGGCGATGATGACGTTCGGCGAAACCCCTGCCGCTGAGCACGTGCCGAAAGAGCACCACAACCTGATCATTCATACCTGCCTGAAGGTGGGTGACCAGATGATCATGGCTTCGGATACCACGCCCGACCGCCCGACCCAAGGCATGAGCGGTTGCTCTGTTTCCCTGAACGTGGACACCGTCGCCGAAGCTGAAAGAGTCTTCAATGCCCTGGCCAAGGACGGTCGGGTGGACATGCCACTGGAGGCCACTTTCTGGGCCGCGCGTTTCGGCATGCTGGTGGATCGTTTTGGCGTGTCGTGGATGGTCAATTGCGAAAGCGGCAAGTGA
- a CDS encoding vWA domain-containing protein, translated as MANLNLFNTQSNNLPACDTVNASGAGAYAYTPKHQLAQLAVTGCLNQTFYATAENQLDQVLKLVAELDSRFVANAAIYARQKGHMKDMPALLLAALTAQRSVLVPEVFGEIVDSGKMLRNFVQILRSGATGRKSLGSQPKRLVQDWLNRATERQLLQASIGNQPSLADVVKMVHPKPSEVWREAFFAWLIGKPVDVQTLPELTRDLLAFRSGASDRVPEVPFQLLGNETLSKEQWAAQAQNMGWQGLRINLNTLARHGAFEVPGCAEYVAARLADPEAVAKARVYPYQLLTAYRMVGDDVPAPIREALQDALELSLANVPKLEGAVVVCPDVSGSMGSPLTGYRQGATTTVRCIDVAALITAAVLRKQPAARVMPFEVDVVDITLNPRDSVISNAEKLAGIFGGGTCCSAPLKKLADSKARVDTLIMVSDNESWIDARRRGASETMLQWERIKRLNPQARLICIDLQPGWATPAADRGDILNVGGFSDAVFDVIEQFTAGRYGPQHWVEAIERME; from the coding sequence ATGGCCAACTTGAATCTCTTCAACACACAATCGAACAACCTGCCGGCGTGCGATACCGTGAATGCTTCGGGAGCCGGAGCTTATGCCTATACGCCCAAGCATCAACTGGCCCAGTTGGCAGTGACCGGTTGTCTGAACCAGACCTTTTACGCAACGGCGGAAAACCAGCTGGATCAGGTGTTGAAACTGGTGGCCGAACTGGACAGCCGCTTTGTGGCCAACGCTGCGATATACGCCCGCCAGAAAGGCCATATGAAAGACATGCCGGCCTTGTTGCTGGCGGCGCTGACCGCCCAGCGTTCGGTATTGGTACCGGAGGTGTTCGGGGAGATCGTGGACAGTGGCAAGATGCTGCGCAACTTCGTACAGATCCTGCGCAGTGGTGCGACCGGGCGAAAATCCCTGGGCTCGCAGCCCAAGCGACTGGTTCAGGACTGGCTGAACCGCGCGACCGAGCGACAACTGCTGCAAGCATCGATCGGCAATCAGCCCTCGTTGGCGGATGTGGTGAAAATGGTTCACCCCAAACCGTCCGAAGTCTGGCGCGAAGCGTTCTTCGCCTGGCTGATAGGCAAACCGGTGGACGTACAAACGCTGCCGGAACTGACCCGCGATCTGCTGGCGTTTCGCAGCGGTGCAAGTGATCGAGTACCCGAGGTGCCTTTTCAATTGCTCGGCAACGAAACCCTGAGCAAGGAGCAATGGGCCGCTCAAGCGCAAAACATGGGTTGGCAGGGACTTCGCATCAACCTCAACACCCTGGCGCGCCATGGTGCTTTTGAAGTTCCGGGCTGCGCTGAATACGTGGCTGCGCGATTGGCGGATCCCGAAGCAGTCGCCAAGGCGCGGGTGTATCCGTACCAGTTGCTGACGGCGTACCGAATGGTTGGTGATGATGTTCCGGCGCCAATACGTGAGGCGCTGCAAGATGCACTTGAGTTGTCGTTGGCCAATGTGCCGAAGCTTGAAGGCGCGGTGGTGGTCTGCCCGGACGTCTCCGGGTCGATGGGCAGCCCGCTGACCGGTTACCGACAGGGCGCGACCACGACGGTGCGCTGCATCGATGTGGCGGCGTTGATCACGGCAGCGGTGTTGCGCAAACAGCCAGCCGCGCGAGTGATGCCGTTCGAGGTCGACGTGGTGGATATCACGCTCAACCCGCGGGACAGTGTGATCAGCAATGCCGAAAAGCTTGCGGGCATATTCGGTGGCGGAACCTGCTGCTCGGCGCCGCTGAAAAAACTGGCAGACAGCAAGGCCAGGGTCGATACGCTGATCATGGTGTCGGACAACGAATCCTGGATCGATGCGCGACGTCGAGGGGCGAGCGAAACGATGCTGCAATGGGAGCGGATAAAGCGGCTCAACCCGCAGGCACGCCTGATCTGTATCGACCTGCAGCCGGGTTGGGCGACTCCGGCGGCGGATCGCGGCGACATCCTGAATGTCGGCGGCTTCAGTGATGCGGTGTTTGATGTGATCGAACAATTCACCGCCGGCCGGTACGGCCCGCAGCACTGGGTCGAAGCGATCGAACGTATGGAATGA
- a CDS encoding LysR family transcriptional regulator yields MNWDDARVFLAVCRESTLRGAARVLRVDQATVGRRIAALEKSLNATLFLRTSEGYALTAMGEAALKAVEKMEHSALELERQIQGLDDRLTGNVRVSTTDSLAIDFLIPAIARLHEHHPDVRVQLDASTQMLNLAKREADIAVRNARPENPDLIARRLARWPVGLFASRAYVDVHGVPTPGTAFEGHDLVVYQPYLQGNREITLAGDPVNRGRIVASLNSSLLIRRSIAAGLGVGEIPVYMGERDGLVRLWPERTRPLPYEVWLVTHADLRHTARVRAVIEQIVEAFALENA; encoded by the coding sequence ATGAATTGGGATGATGCACGGGTGTTTCTGGCGGTCTGCCGCGAGTCGACATTACGCGGTGCCGCGCGAGTATTGAGGGTAGACCAGGCCACGGTCGGGCGGCGTATTGCGGCACTGGAAAAGTCGCTGAATGCCACGTTGTTCCTGCGGACTTCCGAGGGATATGCACTGACTGCAATGGGCGAAGCCGCCCTCAAGGCAGTCGAGAAAATGGAGCACTCGGCGCTGGAGCTGGAGCGGCAGATCCAGGGCCTGGATGATCGCCTGACCGGAAACGTGCGGGTCAGCACCACCGATTCGCTGGCCATCGACTTCCTGATCCCGGCCATCGCGCGTTTGCATGAGCATCACCCTGATGTGCGTGTACAGCTGGACGCTTCCACGCAGATGCTCAACCTGGCCAAGCGCGAGGCTGACATTGCCGTACGCAACGCCCGACCGGAAAACCCTGACCTGATCGCCCGACGCCTGGCGCGCTGGCCGGTGGGGTTGTTCGCATCCCGGGCCTATGTGGATGTCCATGGCGTGCCAACGCCGGGCACCGCGTTCGAAGGGCACGATCTGGTGGTGTACCAACCGTACCTGCAAGGCAACAGGGAGATCACCCTGGCAGGCGACCCGGTGAATCGCGGGCGTATTGTCGCAAGTCTGAACTCCAGCCTGTTGATACGACGCTCGATTGCGGCTGGTCTGGGTGTAGGAGAAATCCCGGTATACATGGGAGAGCGCGATGGCCTGGTCAGGCTCTGGCCGGAGCGCACGCGCCCGCTTCCCTATGAGGTGTGGCTGGTGACCCATGCGGATTTGCGCCATACAGCGCGGGTGAGGGCCGTGATCGAGCAGATTGTCGAGGCGTTTGCGCTGGAAAATGCATAG
- a CDS encoding NAD(P)H-quinone oxidoreductase, which yields MSLPTEMTRIEITEPGAPDVLQPRRVPLPVVAQGELLIRVHAAGINRPDALQRAGKYPMRPGMNPIPGLEVAGEVVALGAGVSTFAVGDKVCALTNGGGYAEYCTVPAGQTLPIPDGMDWVKAAAIPETFFTVWANLFGLGGASRGQRVLIHGGTSGIGTTALMLCREFGIEAFATAGSADKCEAIRALGGEPINYREQDFAAVIAEKTNGQGVNVILDIMGGSYLNANLGALAMDGRVVMLGFLGGARANDVDLLTILGKRAVVTGSLLRARTSAEKAAIADQLREHVWPVLAAGRCLPIIDKVYPLTDAARAHAHMEAGDHIGKIVLNVA from the coding sequence ATGTCTTTGCCTACCGAAATGACCCGAATCGAGATAACCGAACCTGGTGCTCCCGACGTTCTGCAACCACGTCGTGTGCCGTTGCCGGTCGTCGCGCAGGGCGAGTTGCTGATCCGCGTGCACGCTGCCGGCATCAACCGGCCGGACGCCTTGCAGCGCGCGGGCAAATACCCGATGAGACCCGGCATGAACCCGATTCCCGGCCTGGAAGTGGCTGGAGAAGTGGTGGCGCTGGGTGCTGGTGTCAGCACTTTTGCCGTGGGCGACAAGGTTTGCGCGCTGACCAATGGTGGAGGTTATGCCGAATACTGCACGGTTCCGGCGGGCCAGACTCTGCCGATCCCCGACGGAATGGATTGGGTCAAGGCTGCGGCGATCCCCGAAACCTTTTTCACGGTATGGGCCAACCTGTTCGGTCTCGGTGGTGCCAGCCGTGGCCAACGTGTGTTGATTCACGGTGGCACCAGTGGCATCGGAACTACCGCACTGATGCTGTGCCGCGAGTTCGGCATCGAAGCCTTCGCCACCGCCGGCAGCGCCGACAAATGTGAGGCGATCCGTGCATTGGGCGGTGAGCCGATCAACTATCGCGAGCAGGATTTCGCGGCCGTGATTGCCGAGAAAACCAACGGTCAGGGCGTCAATGTGATCCTCGACATCATGGGCGGCTCGTATCTGAACGCCAACCTCGGCGCCCTGGCAATGGATGGCCGTGTGGTGATGTTGGGTTTCCTTGGCGGTGCCCGTGCCAACGATGTCGACCTGCTGACCATTCTCGGCAAACGCGCCGTGGTCACCGGTTCCTTGTTGCGCGCTCGCACTTCCGCGGAAAAAGCGGCCATCGCCGATCAATTACGCGAGCATGTCTGGCCGGTATTGGCCGCCGGGCGTTGCCTGCCGATCATCGACAAGGTTTACCCGCTCACCGACGCGGCCCGGGCCCACGCGCACATGGAGGCAGGCGATCACATCGGCAAAATCGTGCTCAACGTGGCATGA
- a CDS encoding nucleotidyltransferase domain-containing protein — translation MKFEERHPLCSAMRARVLEELARIERERNVTVLYACESGSRAWGFASTDSDYDVRFVYVEKPEWFVQVDAPRDVIERPLDDELDVSGWELRKTLGLLRKSNPTLLEWLDSPLVYRSETSAVSQLRTLAEAFYSPPAARNHYLSMAKKNFRGYLQGDSVRFKKYFYVLRPLLAVRWIDQGRGRPPMTFADLLSTVDDRALLEEVDELLALKRNADESAYGPRRPALHDFIARELEREVRTLPRTREDSSQLDQYLRETVGLYA, via the coding sequence ATGAAATTCGAAGAACGTCACCCGTTGTGCAGCGCCATGCGCGCGCGGGTGCTGGAAGAGCTGGCGCGTATAGAGCGCGAGCGAAATGTCACGGTGTTGTATGCCTGTGAATCGGGCAGTCGGGCCTGGGGATTTGCCTCGACCGACAGCGATTACGACGTGCGCTTCGTTTATGTGGAGAAACCCGAGTGGTTCGTCCAGGTCGATGCACCACGGGACGTGATCGAGCGGCCGCTGGATGATGAACTTGATGTGAGCGGCTGGGAGCTGCGCAAAACCCTCGGGCTGTTGCGAAAGTCCAATCCGACATTGTTGGAGTGGCTGGACTCTCCGCTGGTGTACCGCAGCGAAACGTCGGCGGTTTCTCAACTGCGGACGCTCGCCGAGGCGTTCTACAGCCCGCCGGCCGCGCGCAATCACTACCTGTCGATGGCAAAGAAGAACTTCCGTGGCTATTTGCAGGGCGACAGCGTGAGGTTCAAGAAATACTTCTACGTATTGCGGCCTCTGCTGGCCGTGCGCTGGATCGACCAGGGGCGTGGCCGGCCACCGATGACGTTCGCAGACCTGCTGAGCACTGTCGATGACCGGGCGTTGCTCGAAGAGGTCGACGAGCTGCTGGCGCTCAAACGCAATGCCGATGAAAGCGCCTACGGTCCTCGTCGTCCGGCGTTGCATGACTTCATCGCCAGGGAGCTCGAGCGCGAAGTGCGAACATTGCCCAGAACCCGGGAGGACTCCAGTCAGCTCGATCAATACCTCAGAGAAACCGTCGGGTTGTACGCATAA
- a CDS encoding RtcB family protein produces the protein MKENTYQLLEVANGKPIKLWTEGVPVENEAREQLMNTAKMPFIFKHLAVMPDVHLGKGSTIGSVIPTVGAIIPAAVGVDIGCGMIAARTSLTAADLPDNLHGLRSAIEQAVPHGRSSTRSRRDKGAWDEIPKEADQAWAALHPRFKAITDKYPKLVNTNNRGHLGTLGSGNHFIEVCLDEANRVWFMLHSGSRGVGNAIGNLFIQMAQADMRQHIANLPDRDLAYFEEGSQHFDDYVEAVGWAQDFARQNRALMMQAVIQATRQIIRKPFEVALEAVNCHHNYVQKERHFGEDILVTRKGAVSAKKGELGIIPGSMGAKSFIVRGLGNEESFCSCSHGAGRTMSRTRAKNTFTVEDQIRATAHVECRKDAAVIDEIPMAYKDIDKVMHAQRELVEVLHTLRQVVCVKG, from the coding sequence ATGAAAGAAAACACGTACCAACTGCTGGAAGTTGCCAACGGCAAGCCGATCAAGCTCTGGACCGAAGGCGTCCCGGTGGAAAACGAAGCTCGCGAGCAACTGATGAACACGGCGAAGATGCCCTTCATCTTCAAGCATCTCGCCGTAATGCCGGATGTCCACCTGGGCAAGGGCTCGACCATTGGCAGCGTGATTCCCACCGTGGGCGCGATCATTCCGGCGGCGGTCGGGGTCGATATCGGCTGCGGCATGATTGCCGCGCGGACTTCGCTGACCGCTGCCGATCTGCCGGACAACCTGCACGGTCTGCGCAGTGCGATCGAACAGGCGGTGCCTCATGGCCGCAGTTCGACCCGGTCGCGGCGAGACAAGGGCGCCTGGGACGAGATCCCGAAGGAGGCCGATCAGGCTTGGGCGGCGCTGCATCCACGGTTCAAGGCAATCACCGACAAGTACCCGAAACTGGTCAACACCAACAACCGTGGACACTTGGGAACACTGGGCAGCGGCAACCATTTCATCGAAGTGTGTCTGGATGAGGCCAACCGGGTCTGGTTCATGTTGCACAGCGGCTCGCGGGGTGTCGGCAACGCCATCGGCAACCTGTTCATCCAGATGGCACAGGCGGATATGCGTCAGCACATCGCCAATCTGCCGGACCGTGACCTGGCCTACTTCGAAGAAGGCAGCCAGCACTTTGATGATTACGTGGAGGCGGTGGGCTGGGCCCAGGACTTCGCCAGGCAGAACCGCGCGTTGATGATGCAGGCCGTGATTCAGGCCACGCGGCAGATTATCCGCAAGCCGTTCGAGGTAGCGCTGGAGGCGGTGAACTGCCATCACAACTACGTGCAGAAAGAGCGGCATTTCGGCGAAGACATTCTGGTCACCCGCAAAGGTGCGGTATCGGCGAAGAAGGGTGAGTTGGGGATCATTCCCGGCTCAATGGGCGCCAAGAGCTTCATTGTTCGCGGCTTGGGCAACGAGGAGTCGTTCTGCTCCTGCAGCCACGGTGCCGGCCGGACCATGAGTCGTACCCGAGCGAAAAACACCTTCACGGTCGAGGATCAGATCCGTGCCACTGCGCACGTTGAGTGCCGCAAGGATGCTGCAGTGATCGATGAAATTCCGATGGCCTACAAGGACATCGACAAAGTCATGCACGCCCAGCGCGAGCTGGTGGAAGTGCTGCACACCTTGCGTCAGGTGGTGTGCGTCAAGGGATAG
- the rtcA gene encoding RNA 3'-terminal phosphate cyclase has protein sequence MKQDVIELDGAIGGGQVLRSALSLSMVTGRPFRIERIRAKRSRPGLLRQHLTAVMAAAQVCGARTQGAELGSQALSFEPGPIRGGEYRFAIGTAGSCTLVLQTLLPALLRAPQASRVWISGGTHNPLAPPTDFLTRSWLPLMRRMGAEIDLELLRHGFVPAGGGEIEVTVQPSKLSALHVCDRGSALSQKAFALTAGLASDIARRELDRVARRLDVRPAAMNAISLDPDCGPGNVLLLEYAFEHVTEVFSAFGQASLRAEAVADVAINQADAWLRSGAAVAEHLADQLLLPMALAGSGSFTTPGMTEHLHSNIAVIERFLPVSIACLEEGADQLRIEVSTRDQ, from the coding sequence ATGAAACAGGACGTGATTGAACTGGACGGCGCTATCGGCGGTGGCCAGGTGTTGCGCAGCGCCTTGAGCCTGTCGATGGTGACGGGGCGGCCATTTCGCATTGAGCGTATTCGTGCCAAACGCAGCCGTCCAGGGTTGTTACGACAGCACCTGACCGCCGTGATGGCGGCGGCGCAGGTCTGTGGTGCAAGGACTCAAGGCGCAGAGTTGGGTTCGCAGGCGTTGAGCTTCGAGCCCGGGCCGATTCGCGGCGGCGAATACCGCTTTGCCATTGGGACTGCCGGCAGTTGCACACTGGTATTGCAGACCTTGCTGCCCGCATTGTTACGGGCACCGCAAGCCAGTCGGGTATGGATCAGCGGTGGCACCCATAATCCGTTGGCGCCGCCGACCGATTTCCTCACCCGCAGCTGGTTACCGTTGATGCGACGCATGGGCGCCGAGATTGATCTGGAGCTGCTGCGTCATGGGTTCGTTCCGGCAGGTGGCGGCGAAATCGAGGTCACGGTGCAACCGTCGAAACTGTCAGCGTTGCATGTGTGTGATCGAGGCTCGGCTCTTTCGCAAAAGGCGTTTGCGCTGACGGCAGGGCTCGCATCGGACATAGCCAGACGTGAGCTTGACCGTGTGGCCCGGCGTTTGGATGTGCGGCCAGCAGCGATGAATGCCATCAGTCTTGATCCGGATTGCGGGCCGGGTAACGTGTTGTTGCTGGAGTACGCGTTTGAGCACGTCACGGAAGTATTCAGCGCGTTTGGCCAGGCTTCACTGCGCGCAGAGGCCGTTGCGGACGTTGCGATCAATCAGGCAGACGCTTGGCTGCGCAGTGGCGCAGCAGTGGCCGAGCATCTGGCCGATCAACTGTTGTTGCCGATGGCGCTGGCCGGATCGGGCTCGTTTACGACCCCCGGGATGACCGAGCATTTGCACAGCAACATCGCCGTGATCGAGCGTTTTTTGCCAGTCTCCATCGCATGTCTCGAAGAAGGCGCCGATCAATTGAGGATCGAAGTCAGCACCCGGGACCAATAG
- the ihfA gene encoding integration host factor subunit alpha, with the protein MGALTKAEMAERLYEELGLNKREAKELVELFFEEIRHALEDNEQVKLSGFGNFDLRDKRQRPGRNPKTGEEIPITARRVVTFRPGQKLKARVEAYAGTKS; encoded by the coding sequence ATGGGGGCTTTGACGAAAGCTGAGATGGCGGAACGTCTGTATGAAGAGCTGGGCCTGAACAAGCGGGAAGCCAAGGAATTGGTCGAACTGTTTTTCGAGGAAATCAGGCACGCTCTTGAAGACAACGAGCAGGTCAAATTGTCGGGTTTCGGCAATTTCGACCTTCGGGACAAACGCCAGCGGCCTGGCCGCAACCCGAAAACGGGGGAAGAAATCCCGATCACGGCTCGCCGTGTGGTCACCTTTCGTCCAGGGCAGAAGTTGAAGGCCCGAGTTGAGGCTTATGCTGGAACCAAGTCATAA
- a CDS encoding MerR family transcriptional regulator, which translates to MLEPSHNDELPVIPGKRYFTIGEVSELCAVKPHVLRYWEQEFPQLNPVKRRGNRRYYQRQDVLMIRQIRALLYDQGFTIGGARLRLSGDEAKDDTTQYKQMIRQMIAELEDVLVVLKK; encoded by the coding sequence ATGCTGGAACCAAGTCATAACGACGAACTACCCGTCATCCCGGGCAAACGCTACTTCACCATTGGTGAAGTCAGCGAGCTGTGTGCGGTAAAGCCGCACGTGCTGCGCTACTGGGAGCAGGAGTTTCCTCAGCTCAACCCCGTCAAACGCCGCGGAAACCGCCGGTATTATCAGCGCCAGGACGTGCTGATGATCCGGCAGATCCGCGCGCTCCTTTACGATCAAGGGTTCACCATCGGCGGTGCGCGTCTGCGCCTGTCCGGTGATGAAGCCAAAGACGATACAACCCAATACAAGCAAATGATCCGCCAGATGATCGCCGAGCTTGAAGATGTTCTGGTGGTTCTCAAGAAATAA